One genomic segment of Danio rerio strain Tuebingen ecotype United States chromosome 11, GRCz12tu, whole genome shotgun sequence includes these proteins:
- the slc2a10 gene encoding solute carrier family 2, facilitated glucose transporter member 10 isoform X1, with protein MGCSVLLLTITVSTLGGLVFGYELGIISGALPQLQTHFSLGCVQQEAVVSALLIGSLFASIIGGWLIDRHGRRTSILLSNLLILAGSVILTTGTSFFALVIGRAVIGFAMTVSSMSCCIFVSEMVTPERRGLMVTLYEVGITVGILIAYAVNYFFNNVQLTGWRYMFGFAIIPSLIQLASIVLLPKQAEVFVIHDDDSRQADRLTEETETSNQRQQSEKYGVSDLFKSKDNMRRRTVIGVGLVLSQQFTGQPNVLFYASTILFSVGFQSNASAILASVGFGIVKVIATLLAMLCSDRAGRRSLLIGGCSMLAVGLILTGFLCRQSVIDTTKRCTSVGPHSNLTLSAEHEEGVGFSSQTLDVHEHLRSFSQSEDIYKWIIFTCLMAVVSAFSVSFGPMTWVVLSEIFPKDIRGRAFSFINCFNVGANLIVTFSFLSIIDVIGLSGVFLMYGVVGIAGVVFIYLVLPETKGKSLQDIDRELSQTRMIHRQELCSIFQRRRFSPGYQRVQLTSTAT; from the exons ATGG GTTGTTCTGTCCTGCTCCTGACCATCACTGTGTCCACTCTCGGTGGTCTGGTGTTCGGCTATGAGCTGGGAATAATATCCGGTGCTCTTCCACAGCTCCAAACTCACTTCTCTCTGGGCTGCGTCCAGCAGGAGGCCGTGGTCAGCGCTCTTCTGATCGGATCCCTCTTTGCGTCAATAATCGGCGGCTGGTTGATCGACCGCCATGGCAGAAGAACATCAATCTTACTCAGCAATCTCCTCATCCTGGCCGGCTCCGTTATTTTAACTACAGGCACATCCTTTTTCGCACTGGTCATCGGCAGGGCTGTGATTGGCTTCGCGATGACCGTTTCATCAATGAGCTGCTGTATCTTCGTCTCGGAGATGGTCACTCCTGAACGCAGAGGATTGATGGTGACTCTTTACGAAGTTGGGATCACGGTTGGCATCTTGATAGCTTATGCTGTCAACTATTTCTTTAATAACGTGCAATTAACAGGCTGGAGGTACATGTTTGGATTTGCTATTATTCCATCACTCATCCAATTGGCATCCATTGTGCTTCTACCAAAGCAAGCTGAAGTCTTCGTAATACATGATGATGATAGTCGGCAAGCTGATAGATTAACAGAGGAAACGGAAACATCAAATCAGCGTCAGCAAAGTGAGAAATATGGTGTTTCTGAcctttttaaaagcaaagataaCATGCGGAGGAGAACGGTGATTGGTGTTGGGTTGGTGCTGAGTCAGCAGTTCACAGGTCAACCAAATGTGCTCTTTTACGCCTCAACTATACTTTTCTCTGTCGGATTTCAAAGCAATGCTTCTGCAATCCTTGCGTCTGTGGGTTTCGGGATTGTTAAGGTCATCGCGACTCTACTAGCGATGTTGTGTTCAGATCGAGCCGGCCGGAGATCACTTCTGATTGGTGGATGCTCGATGTTGGCTGTAGGATTGATTCTCACTGGATTTCTATGCAGACAGTCAGTGATCGACACAACGAAACGATGCACTTCAGTAGGACCGCATTCAAATCTGACGTTATCTGCTGAACATGAAGAAGGCGTGGGGTTCAGCTCTCAAACTCTTGATGTTCATGAACATTTACGGAGTTTTTCGCAGTCGGAGGACATTTATAAGTGGATTATTTTCACTTGTTTGATGGCGGTGGTGAGCGCTTTCTCTGTGAGCTTTGGACCAA tgACGTGGGTTGTGCTGAGTGAAATATTCCCGAAGGACATCCGAGGAAGAGCCTTTTCCTTCATCAACTGCTTCAATGTGGGCGCAAACCTCATAGTCACCTTTTCTTTCCTGAGTATAATCG ATGTCATTGGCCTGTCTGGAGTATTCTTGATGTATGGAGTTGTAGGAATAGCAGGCGTAGTGTTCATCTATCTTGTTCTACCAGAGACCAAAGGAAAATCTCTGCAGGATATCGACCGAGAGCTCTCTCAGACACG
- the slc2a10 gene encoding solute carrier family 2, facilitated glucose transporter member 10 (The RefSeq protein has 5 substitutions compared to this genomic sequence): MGCSVLLLTITVSTLGGLVFGYELGIISGALPQLQTHFSLGCVQQEAVVSALLIGSLFASIIGGWLIDRHGRRTSILLSNLLILTGSVILTTGTSFFALVIGRAVIGFAMTVSSMSCCIFVSEMVTPERRGLMVTLYEVGVTVGILIAYAVNYFFNNVQLTGWRYMFGFAIIPSLIQLASIVLLPKQAEVFVIHDDDSRQADRLTEETETSNQHQQSEKYGVSDLFKSKDNMRRRTVIGVGLVLSQQFTGQPNVLFYASTILFSVGFQSNASAILASVGFGIVKVIATLLAMLCSDRAGRRSLLIGGCSMLAVGLILTGFLCTQSVIDTTKRCTSVGPHSNLTLSAEHEEGVGFSSQTLDVHEHLRSFSQSEDIYKWIIFTCLMAVVSAFSVSFGPMTWVVLSEIFPKDIRGRAFSFINCFNVGTNLIVTFSFLSIIDVIGLSGVFLMYGVVGIAGVVFIYLVLPETKGKSLQDIDRELSQTRMIHRQELCSIFQRRRFSPGYQRVQLTSTAT, from the exons ATGG GTTGTTCTGTCCTGCTCCTGACCATCACTGTGTCCACTCTCGGTGGTCTGGTGTTCGGCTATGAGCTGGGAATAATATCCGGTGCTCTTCCACAGCTCCAAACTCACTTCTCTCTGGGCTGCGTCCAGCAGGAGGCCGTGGTCAGCGCTCTTCTGATCGGATCCCTCTTTGCGTCAATAATCGGCGGCTGGTTGATCGACCGCCATGGCAGAAGAACATCAATCTTACTCAGCAATCTCCTCATCCTGGCCGGCTCCGTTATTTTAACTACAGGCACATCCTTTTTCGCACTGGTCATCGGCAGGGCTGTGATTGGCTTCGCGATGACCGTTTCATCAATGAGCTGCTGTATCTTCGTCTCGGAGATGGTCACTCCTGAACGCAGAGGATTGATGGTGACTCTTTACGAAGTTGGGATCACGGTTGGCATCTTGATAGCTTATGCTGTCAACTATTTCTTTAATAACGTGCAATTAACAGGCTGGAGGTACATGTTTGGATTTGCTATTATTCCATCACTCATCCAATTGGCATCCATTGTGCTTCTACCAAAGCAAGCTGAAGTCTTCGTAATACATGATGATGATAGTCGGCAAGCTGATAGATTAACAGAGGAAACGGAAACATCAAATCAGCGTCAGCAAAGTGAGAAATATGGTGTTTCTGAcctttttaaaagcaaagataaCATGCGGAGGAGAACGGTGATTGGTGTTGGGTTGGTGCTGAGTCAGCAGTTCACAGGTCAACCAAATGTGCTCTTTTACGCCTCAACTATACTTTTCTCTGTCGGATTTCAAAGCAATGCTTCTGCAATCCTTGCGTCTGTGGGTTTCGGGATTGTTAAGGTCATCGCGACTCTACTAGCGATGTTGTGTTCAGATCGAGCCGGCCGGAGATCACTTCTGATTGGTGGATGCTCGATGTTGGCTGTAGGATTGATTCTCACTGGATTTCTATGCAGACAGTCAGTGATCGACACAACGAAACGATGCACTTCAGTAGGACCGCATTCAAATCTGACGTTATCTGCTGAACATGAAGAAGGCGTGGGGTTCAGCTCTCAAACTCTTGATGTTCATGAACATTTACGGAGTTTTTCGCAGTCGGAGGACATTTATAAGTGGATTATTTTCACTTGTTTGATGGCGGTGGTGAGCGCTTTCTCTGTGAGCTTTGGACCAA tgACGTGGGTTGTGCTGAGTGAAATATTCCCGAAGGACATCCGAGGAAGAGCCTTTTCCTTCATCAACTGCTTCAATGTGGGCGCAAACCTCATAGTCACCTTTTCTTTCCTGAGTATAATCG ATGTCATTGGCCTGTCTGGAGTATTCTTGATGTATGGAGTTGTAGGAATAGCAGGCGTAGTGTTCATCTATCTTGTTCTACCAGAGACCAAAGGAAAATCTCTGCAGGATATCGACCGAGAGCTCTCTCAGACACG
- the tp53rk gene encoding EKC/KEOPS complex subunit TP53RK (The RefSeq protein has 1 substitution compared to this genomic sequence), which produces MAQTDSAKAAVPSYLKEAQMIKQGAEARVYRSTFLGRSVIIKERFPKLYRHPEVDEKLTRRRTTQEVRSILRCRRAGISAPVVYFVDYATHCIFLQDVVNSVSVRDHIRSQPDGLQTLAERIGEVLAQMHDEDVIHGDLTTSNMLLTSGGQQQDFNLVLIDFGLSYISALPEDKGVDLYVLEKAFLSTHPKTEALFERLLKSYSSASKKSTAVIKKLDEVRLRGRKRSMVG; this is translated from the exons ATGGCTCAAACAGACTCAGCAAAAGCGGCTGTCCCGTCCTATTTAAAAGAGGCGCAGATGATTAAACAGGGCGCTGAGGCTCGGGTCTATCGAAGCACGTTTTTGGGGCGCTCTGTGATTATTAAGGAGAGATTTCCCAAGTTATACCGCCATCCGGAAGTGGATGAGAAACTGACGCGCCGCAGAACAACACAGGAGGTGCGCTCCATACTGCGCTGCAGGAGAGCCG GCATCAGCGCACCGGTTGTGTATTTTGTGGACTACGCCACACACTGCATCTTCCTGCAGGACGTGGTGAACTCTGTGTCAGTGCGAGACCACATCAGATCGCAGCCGGACGGTCTGCAGACTCTGGCGGAGCGCATCGGTGAAGTTCTGGCTCAGATGCACGATGAAGACGTCATTCACGGAGATCTGACCACCTCCAACATGCTGCTGACCAGCGGAGGACAACAGCAAGACTTCAACCTGGTGCTCATCGACTTCGGCTTGAGCTACATCTCCGCTCTTCCTGAGGATAAAGGAGTGGATCTGTACGTCTTGGAGAAAGCTTTTCTTAGCACTCATCCAAAAACTGAGGCCTTGTTCGAGAGGCTTCTGAAGAGCTACAGCAGTGCCTCAAAAAAGTCCTCCGCGGTCATTAAGAAACTGGACGAAGTTCGGCTGAGAGGACGCAAGAGGTCAATGGTGGGATAG
- the serinc3 gene encoding serine incorporator 1 — MSAVLRSLTRWVSCLCSCASCLTCRCCPHIRNSIVTRIMYAFILLLGTIIACVMLSPGVEQQLKRIPGFCSGGARSGYPGIEANVQCEMFVGYKAVYRVCCGMSLFFLTFSLFMIRVKNSRDPRAAVHNGFWCFKIAVMISVTAGAFYIPDEPFTRMWFIVGSGGAFCFILIQLVLLIDFAHSWNESWVDKMEKENEKRWYIALVLVTGLNYILSFSAALLCFSIYTQPEGCVLNKFFICFNMLLCVTASALSVLPTIQEYQPRSGLLQSSIMTLYTMYLTWSAMTNEPDRTCNPSLLSIIQQITSTTVAPLEIENQTAVIIIDLEETVPTAPYLRWWDAQSIVGLAIFVLCILYSSIRSSNTSQVNKLTLAAKDATVQDESAASSAEAAEENTTAHHMEDNERETVQYSYAFFHFMLFLASLYIMMTLTNWYSPDTDYNAMRSKWPAVWVKISSSWVCLTLYTWSLIAPMILPNRDFT, encoded by the exons GTTTCCTGTCTCTGCAGCTGTGCATCATGTCTGACTTGCAGATGTTGTCCACACATCAGGAACTCTATTGTAACCCGAATCATGTACGCCTTCATCCTTCTGCTCGGCACAATCATCGCCTGTGTGATGCTGTCGCCTGGTGTTGAACAACAACTCAAAAGA ATCCCTGGGTTTTGCAGTGGAGGAGCTAGATCTGGTTATCCAGGAATTGAGGCCAATGTCCAGTGTGAGATGTTTGTTGGCTATAAGGCTGTGTATCGGGTCTGCTGTGGCATGAGTCTGTTTTTTCTCACCTTCTCCCTGTTCATGATCCGTGTGAAGAACAGCCGAGATCCCAGAGCTGCCGTCCACAATGG GTTCTGGTGTTTCAAGATTGCGGTCATGATTTCTGTCACTGCTGGTGCCTTTTATATTCCAGATGAGCCTTTTACCAGAA TGTGGTTTATTGTTGGATCTGGTGGAGCTTTTTGCTTTATTCTGATTCAGCTGGTTTTACTTATCGACTTCGCCCACTCGTGGAACGAATCCTGGGTGGATAAaatggaaaaagaaaatgaaaaaaggtGGTATATAG CTTTAGTGTTGGTAACAGGACTGAACTATATTCTGTCCTTCTCGGCGGCGCTTCTCTGCTTCAGCATCTACACTCAGCCGGAGGGATGTGTGCTCAACAAGTTCTTCATCTGCTTCAACATGTTATTGTGCGTTACAGCGTCTGCTCTGTCTGTGCTGCCCACAATACAg gaatacCAGCCCAGATCTGGTCTTCTACAGTCGTCCATCATGACTTTGTACACCATGTATCTTACCTGGTCAGCCATGACCAATGAACCAG ACCGCACGTGTAACCCGAGTCTGCTCAGCATCATCCAGCAGATCACATCCACCACCGTCGCCCCGCTGGAGATCGAGAACCAGACGGCCGTCATCATCATAGACTTGGAGGAGACGGTGCCGACAGCCCCATACCTGCGCTGGTGGGATGCGCAAAGCATCGTCGGCCTGGCAATTTTTGTTCTCTGCATTTTGTATTCAAG CATTCGCTCTTCCAATACTAGTCAAGTGAATAAATTAACCTTAGCGGCTAAAGATGCCACGGTTCAGGATGAAAGTGCCGCAAGCAGTGCAGAGGCGGCAGAAGAAAACACCACAGCACATCATATGGAGGATAATGAGCGAGAGACGGTTCAGTACAGCTACGCTTTCTTCCACTTCATGCTGTTCCTGGCGTCTCTTTACATCATGATGACGCTCACCAACTGGTACAG TCCTGACACAGACTACAACGCCATGAGGAGTAAGTGGCCGGCGGTGTGGGTCAAGATCTCCTCCAGCTGGGTCTGTCTCACTTTATACACCTGGAGTCTGATCGCTCCCATGATCCTCCCCAACAGAGACTTCACGTGA